The following are encoded together in the Nocardioides sp. Arc9.136 genome:
- the cydD gene encoding thiol reductant ABC exporter subunit CydD: MRPSDPRLRRQLAPARGPLGGVLAAGLLGAVLVVAQAWTVTGLVVAVVRQEPLQGWALAVAAVLGLRALTGWTGDVLAARAAAHVGTHLRRQVVGALPRRGTAEPGDAVLLTRGVSAAEPYLTRYLPAVVLAGVLPLLTLAVIATQDLLSAVIVGATLPLVPVFGALVGLATRDKAEEQWRAMSTLSGHFLDVVRGLPTLVAYRRARAQSRTIGAVTDRYRRASLGTLRLAFASSAVLELVATLSVALVAVTVGVRLAEGGLDLPTALLVLLLAPEAYWPLRRVGAEFHAAAEGVATFEAVDALVSAAPPVEQAGRLAQAGQPGTGDLELVDLTVTHAGRGAPTVSALSATLPARGVTVVTGPSGCGKSTLLATLAGLLARDSGAVSAGGRPVGGRAWQERVAWLPQRPVFVAGSLADNLRLGTPEASDDQLWSALRRVALAERVLALPEGLDTPLGEDGLTLSAGERARLALARVVVADRAWVLLDEPTAHLDDLTEQVIVDTVAELGRTSGVVVVAHRPALLAVADRRLEMAEPARPAEVAHRTGRDSAHAWSAQPVGSPAEPAPVGSLWPATVVGALASASGVALTATAGWLIVQASTHPAVLTLMVAVVGVRAFGLARPVLRYAERLRSHDVALRLLARRRVEVYDALVPLTPGRLGRRRGDLLASVVDDVDGVVDAELRVRMPVRQAALVVLLAGAVATWLAPAAGLVVTAVAALAGSAAFLLARLGADGAERAAVVHRAALSEAAVEVTSVLPDLVMWQAGDRAADRVAALSDRLGRSTVRSGAWTGAARALVLATTGGALALTAVVAADAVGAGRLSGPMAALLVLLPLALADVLLPLADAGALSSRTAAAAARLHELEHREPAVRATPASAEPDGHRVEADGLGGGWDDARSGLRGVSLDLAPGSRVGVVGPSGSGKSTLAALLLRYLDPAAGEVRLGGARTTDVAPDQVRRLVGLVDDDPHVFASTLVENVRLARPGADDAEVEDALRRARLGSWLDALPDGLDTWLGEGHAQVSGGERARIAVARSLLAAHPVLVLDEPTAHLDHATATELATELLTGPRDRSLVWITHDGSGLDLVDAVVDLGARTRGTAGQESRR, encoded by the coding sequence GTGAGGCCCAGCGACCCGCGCCTGCGCCGCCAGCTGGCCCCCGCCCGGGGGCCGCTGGGCGGCGTGCTGGCCGCGGGCCTGCTCGGTGCGGTGCTGGTGGTCGCCCAGGCCTGGACGGTGACCGGCCTCGTCGTTGCCGTCGTGCGCCAGGAGCCGCTGCAGGGCTGGGCGCTCGCCGTCGCCGCCGTCCTCGGTCTCCGCGCGCTCACCGGATGGACCGGCGACGTGCTCGCTGCCCGCGCCGCGGCGCACGTGGGCACCCACCTGCGCCGCCAGGTGGTCGGCGCCCTCCCGCGGCGCGGCACCGCCGAGCCCGGCGACGCCGTCCTGCTCACCCGCGGGGTCTCGGCCGCCGAGCCGTACCTCACCCGCTACCTGCCGGCCGTCGTCCTCGCCGGCGTCCTGCCCCTGCTCACCCTGGCCGTCATCGCCACCCAGGACCTGCTCTCCGCCGTCATCGTCGGCGCCACCCTGCCGCTCGTGCCGGTCTTCGGCGCTCTCGTCGGCCTGGCCACCCGCGACAAGGCCGAGGAGCAGTGGCGAGCCATGTCCACGCTCTCGGGCCACTTCCTCGACGTGGTCCGCGGGCTGCCGACGCTGGTCGCCTACCGCCGGGCCCGCGCCCAGTCGCGCACCATCGGCGCCGTCACCGACCGGTACCGCCGGGCCTCCCTCGGCACCCTCCGCCTCGCCTTCGCGTCCTCGGCGGTGCTCGAGCTGGTCGCCACCCTCTCGGTCGCCCTGGTCGCCGTCACCGTCGGCGTCCGCCTCGCCGAGGGCGGGCTGGACCTGCCCACCGCGCTGCTCGTCCTGCTCCTCGCCCCCGAGGCGTACTGGCCGCTGCGCCGGGTCGGTGCGGAGTTCCACGCCGCCGCCGAGGGCGTCGCGACGTTCGAGGCGGTCGACGCGCTGGTCTCCGCCGCTCCCCCGGTCGAGCAGGCCGGCCGGCTCGCGCAGGCCGGGCAACCGGGCACCGGGGACCTGGAGCTGGTCGACCTCACCGTGACCCACGCCGGCCGGGGCGCGCCGACGGTCTCCGCGCTCAGCGCGACGCTCCCCGCCCGCGGCGTCACGGTCGTCACCGGCCCCTCGGGCTGCGGCAAGTCCACGCTGCTCGCCACCCTCGCCGGCCTGCTGGCGCGCGACTCCGGGGCCGTCTCGGCCGGCGGCCGGCCCGTCGGCGGCCGTGCCTGGCAGGAGCGGGTCGCCTGGCTGCCCCAGCGGCCGGTGTTCGTGGCCGGCTCGCTCGCCGACAACCTCCGTCTCGGCACGCCGGAGGCCAGCGACGACCAGCTGTGGTCGGCCCTGCGCCGGGTCGCGCTCGCCGAGCGCGTGCTCGCGCTGCCCGAGGGCCTGGACACCCCGCTCGGGGAGGACGGGCTGACGCTGTCCGCCGGCGAGCGCGCCCGCCTCGCCCTCGCGCGCGTCGTGGTCGCGGACCGGGCCTGGGTGCTGCTCGACGAGCCCACCGCCCACCTCGACGACCTCACCGAGCAGGTCATCGTCGACACCGTCGCCGAGCTGGGCCGCACCAGCGGGGTCGTCGTCGTCGCCCACCGGCCCGCGCTCCTCGCGGTCGCCGACCGCCGGCTGGAGATGGCCGAGCCTGCGCGGCCCGCCGAGGTGGCGCACCGGACGGGCCGGGACAGCGCCCACGCGTGGAGCGCCCAGCCGGTGGGCAGCCCCGCCGAGCCCGCCCCGGTCGGCAGCCTCTGGCCGGCCACGGTCGTCGGCGCCCTGGCCTCGGCCTCCGGCGTCGCGCTGACCGCCACCGCGGGCTGGCTGATCGTCCAGGCCTCGACGCACCCGGCCGTGCTCACCCTCATGGTCGCGGTCGTCGGGGTGCGGGCCTTCGGCCTGGCCCGGCCGGTGCTGCGGTACGCCGAGCGGTTGCGGTCCCACGACGTCGCGCTGCGGCTGCTGGCCCGCCGCCGGGTCGAGGTGTACGACGCCCTCGTGCCGCTGACGCCCGGCCGGCTGGGCCGACGCCGCGGCGACCTGCTCGCCTCGGTCGTCGACGACGTCGACGGGGTGGTCGACGCCGAGCTGCGCGTGCGGATGCCAGTGCGGCAGGCCGCCCTCGTCGTGCTGCTGGCTGGTGCGGTCGCGACCTGGCTGGCCCCCGCGGCCGGCCTCGTCGTCACGGCCGTCGCGGCACTGGCCGGCAGCGCCGCCTTCCTCCTCGCCCGGCTCGGCGCCGACGGCGCGGAGCGCGCGGCGGTCGTCCACCGCGCCGCCCTGTCCGAGGCCGCCGTCGAGGTCACCTCGGTGCTGCCCGACCTGGTCATGTGGCAGGCGGGCGACCGCGCCGCCGACCGGGTCGCGGCGCTCAGCGACCGGCTCGGCCGCTCGACCGTCCGCTCGGGCGCCTGGACCGGCGCCGCCCGTGCGCTCGTGCTCGCCACGACCGGCGGCGCCCTCGCGCTCACCGCCGTCGTCGCGGCCGACGCGGTGGGGGCAGGCAGGCTCTCGGGCCCGATGGCGGCCCTGCTCGTCCTCCTGCCCCTGGCGCTCGCCGACGTCCTGCTCCCGCTGGCCGACGCCGGCGCGCTGTCGTCGCGGACGGCGGCCGCGGCGGCGCGGCTGCACGAGCTCGAGCACCGGGAGCCGGCCGTCCGGGCCACCCCGGCGTCCGCCGAGCCCGACGGGCACCGCGTCGAGGCCGACGGCCTCGGCGGCGGCTGGGACGACGCGCGGTCCGGCCTGCGCGGGGTCTCCCTCGACCTGGCCCCGGGCTCCCGGGTCGGCGTGGTCGGCCCCTCGGGCTCGGGCAAGAGCACCCTGGCCGCGCTGCTGCTGCGCTACCTCGACCCGGCCGCGGGCGAGGTCCGGCTCGGCGGCGCGCGCACCACCGACGTCGCGCCCGACCAGGTACGACGCCTGGTCGGCCTGGTCGACGACGACCCGCACGTCTTCGCCAGCACGCTGGTGGAGAACGTCCGCCTGGCGCGGCCCGGTGCCGACGACGCGGAGGTGGAGGACGCCCTGCGGCGGGCCCGGCTCGGCAGCTGGCTGGACGCACTGCCGGACGGCCTCGACACGTGGCTGGGCGAGGGGCACGCCCAGGTCTCCGGCGGCGAGCGGGCGCGGATCGCCGTGGCCCGGTCCCTCCTGGCCGCGCACCCCGTGCTGGTCCTCGACGAGCCGACCGCCCACCTCGACCACGCCACCGCGACCGAGCTGGCGACCGAGCTGCTGACCGGCCCCCGGGACCGCAGCCTGGTGTGGATCACCCACGACGGCAGCGGGCTCGACCTCGTCGACGCCGTCGTCGACCTCGGCGCCCGGACGCGAGGGACCGCCGGTCAGGAGAGCCGGCGGTAG
- a CDS encoding TrkA family potassium uptake protein, translating to MPSDVDPTSGQPLAPGGRGLVSLPERARSPWWELGRRLLAALAILVGTVLLVYLDREGYRDGNDPTNTISLIDAIYYTTVTLSTTGYGDIAPVTDAARLVNAFVITPARIAFLVLLIGTTLEVLASQGREMFRVARWRKNMDHHVVVVGYGTKGRSAVETLVNNGLARESVVIVDPSPLALQEAHADGLAVVTGDATRREVLRRAGVIEADQVIITTDRDDSNVLATLTVRQLNPTAWIVAAAREQENAPLMKQSGANSVITSSDAVGRLLGLSTLSPPLGTVMEDLLSYGEGLEVAERELLVTEVGKQPQTLPDQVIAVVRDEKVYRYFDPVVTLLARGDRLIVVRPAKELPWAPRPGTHNEDVADAD from the coding sequence GTGCCCAGCGACGTCGACCCGACCTCCGGGCAGCCCCTCGCCCCGGGCGGGCGCGGCCTGGTCTCGCTGCCGGAGCGCGCGCGCTCGCCGTGGTGGGAGCTCGGCCGCCGGTTGCTCGCCGCCCTGGCGATCCTCGTCGGGACGGTGCTGCTGGTCTACCTCGACCGCGAGGGCTACCGCGACGGCAACGACCCGACGAACACGATCAGCCTGATCGACGCGATCTACTACACGACCGTCACGCTGTCGACGACCGGGTACGGCGACATCGCGCCCGTCACCGACGCGGCACGGCTGGTCAACGCCTTCGTCATCACCCCCGCACGCATCGCGTTCCTGGTGCTGCTGATCGGCACCACCCTCGAGGTCCTCGCCTCGCAGGGCCGCGAGATGTTCCGCGTCGCCCGTTGGAGGAAGAACATGGACCACCACGTCGTCGTCGTCGGCTACGGCACCAAGGGCCGCAGCGCGGTCGAGACGCTCGTCAACAACGGGCTCGCGCGCGAGTCGGTCGTCATCGTCGACCCCAGCCCGCTGGCGCTGCAGGAGGCGCACGCCGACGGCCTCGCGGTCGTCACCGGCGACGCGACGAGGCGGGAGGTGCTGCGCCGCGCCGGCGTCATCGAGGCCGACCAGGTCATCATCACCACCGACCGCGACGACTCCAACGTGCTCGCGACCCTCACCGTCCGCCAGCTCAACCCCACCGCATGGATCGTCGCCGCGGCGCGCGAGCAGGAGAACGCGCCGCTGATGAAGCAGTCCGGCGCCAACTCGGTGATCACCTCCTCCGACGCGGTGGGCCGGCTGCTCGGGCTCTCCACGCTGTCGCCGCCGCTCGGCACCGTGATGGAGGACCTGCTGTCCTACGGCGAGGGCCTCGAGGTCGCCGAGCGGGAGCTGCTCGTCACCGAGGTCGGCAAGCAGCCGCAGACGCTGCCGGACCAGGTCATCGCGGTGGTCCGCGACGAGAAGGTCTACCGGTACTTCGACCCGGTCGTCACCCTGCTCGCCCGTGGTGACCGGCTCATCGTCGTGCGCCCCGCCAAGGAGCTGCCGTGGGCGCCGCGGCCGGGCACGCACAACGAGGACGTCGCCGACGCCGACTGA
- a CDS encoding universal stress protein — MTATTDSQVPAGSVVVGVDGSTHAADAVAWAAEQAALEGRRLVLLHAADAVSATASLWMASMAVDPGQVRHDIEGAGREVLAEAAAGVREARPGLEVVELLQLVDPRQALLDASTAAAVVVVGSHGRGPVSSLLLGSVGVAVARHATSPVVVVRPTARGVARRGVVVGVDGTAGSLPALEAAYRQASERRLPLTVVHCFWDVVAATGPAEVLAPTAADVEEIRLLVGESISGMAEEFPDVPVTVELARGLAEEVLGRGSAVHDLVVVGRQQHGPVSALLRGSVSTAILERAACPVLVVPGAD, encoded by the coding sequence ATGACAGCAACCACCGACAGCCAGGTCCCCGCCGGCAGCGTCGTCGTCGGCGTCGATGGCTCCACCCACGCCGCCGACGCGGTCGCCTGGGCCGCCGAGCAGGCCGCCCTCGAGGGACGGCGGCTCGTCCTGCTGCACGCCGCCGACGCGGTGAGCGCCACGGCCAGCCTGTGGATGGCCTCGATGGCCGTCGACCCGGGCCAGGTCCGCCACGACATCGAGGGCGCCGGCCGCGAGGTGCTGGCCGAGGCGGCCGCGGGCGTCCGCGAGGCCCGGCCCGGTCTGGAGGTGGTCGAGCTCCTGCAGCTCGTCGACCCCCGCCAGGCCCTCCTCGACGCCTCCACCGCCGCCGCCGTGGTCGTCGTCGGCTCACACGGCCGCGGTCCGGTCAGCAGCCTCCTCCTCGGCTCGGTCGGCGTCGCCGTGGCCCGGCACGCGACGAGCCCCGTCGTGGTCGTCCGCCCGACCGCGCGGGGCGTCGCCCGACGCGGCGTCGTGGTGGGCGTCGACGGCACAGCCGGCTCGCTGCCGGCGCTCGAGGCGGCGTACCGCCAGGCGTCCGAGCGCCGGCTGCCGCTCACCGTGGTGCACTGCTTCTGGGACGTCGTCGCGGCGACCGGTCCCGCGGAGGTGCTCGCGCCCACCGCTGCGGACGTCGAGGAGATCCGTCTCCTCGTCGGGGAGAGCATCAGCGGGATGGCCGAGGAGTTCCCGGACGTCCCGGTCACCGTCGAGCTCGCCCGCGGGCTCGCCGAGGAGGTGCTCGGCCGCGGCTCCGCCGTCCACGACCTGGTCGTCGTCGGTCGCCAGCAGCACGGGCCCGTCAGCGCCCTCCTGCGCGGTTCGGTCAGCACCGCCATCCTCGAGCGCGCCGCCTGCCCCGTCCTCGTCGTCCCCGGCGCGGATTGA